The Anopheles merus strain MAF chromosome 2L, AmerM5.1, whole genome shotgun sequence genome has a segment encoding these proteins:
- the LOC121591588 gene encoding uncharacterized protein LOC121591588 isoform X1, which produces MCSQKKLGKAVATLVVLHGYVECKNATTSPTGTTKAKPATTTKSGAPLATTPATTKQSTEPKQPGSDREARGKRTLEFGNFGNGNGYNYYQTVPAHTAQRRVSHAYQDPGQYNHYQSNYIQPQQYSFQHQHSGSALGSSGGFQGFEGDSSNSIGSFQSLPPVVHPHYIEPPEPIIEIIIKESNDSLPLDAQTILPPQKRKKEEVQVFYVKYHKDEKNGQLVLDDPLPAIKPIPDESEEEVDPSQEPIIVTPSPPLKTTTLRAVINPDSEKYHSNSGIRISFGVEDKHQSGHQVSESESESVAQPIVALPQHAVDQRSKSDVFFQQHQQFVQQQHDRSVRQHYQALPPVQQHQPPPQPQPQQQQFHHQYNVQAQQHQYHHQAPPPPPQAQPLVQQHQEAQNFGQQRFAPAPPQQYRAQPPPPPQPQPQPQFQQHQQHQQHYQHQHYQPQPQPQPQPPRVVYQQAQPQPQPQPQPQPQQQFQYRGPYTQPQPQQPQPQYFTQQAPVPQPRPQQVRFPAPPQQQPQPQPNYYQPQPQPQQQQPQFQRQEYQQPKPIPIPLHNINQQPPLRQQYQPQQQQPQQPAQQQPKPQFNQPFTNFYKQQPQVQQQQQQQQQQQFRKPVPPPPSSLQQPPFLAARPPQPPQTPTFQQQNERPNYYDVPRPVQGGLVQQAAPNLGPTRAPEQPKGSSLSSLTNNEHLANLKHVLPAGGELVPSVSKYEKHITETVSGPAATSQRLSADTGNRPPFYNIQPSQELISHSIEPTIETIQNKNIGPLASSIGPLPTPQKYVNQQAAQIIPNSEPLNYRVDPRFNANFNAVAAQGSSTPSTVGTTRTTYSPTFSTTPRTTVNRYTAPPTPTTTAYRTTTTTAVPPTTTTLSPAEEAAVEQKKQKALFELPAEVPDDLREQLLSSGILENADISVLDYDKIGETALENLPPEHLANFFNAGGGSQLAGSSNVLSVVKPNGDKLAEKFITKNYDVKDKRDERDRYEIAQQGQEGAVQQAEEDQPTIVTMPERQNVDLKVVRFDSNNQRNVTDRYIKQDSTILPSVDVTGEDESGAADQVFNRYLPLKINGAQFPIPDVAELRGRKIASVVVLAPVDSGASSTAGKSGESDEGSSTGGFLINAEEDAAEQEQQQQQQQQSRFERDVLLDSKKIKFIAGEALKQLIKKPSRENFRRWLDREGKTDVDLQSVVLLVTRNDYDEQEIFMYDIATKGVTHLSGELSAAFVQVAEENAKTQNFDEVPIVDSGIVEQMETKTSGENSSDYGSYALTSSEEQDDQAQASERKAIYVYPENYRGLEVNSGYSNIKK; this is translated from the exons GCGGTCGCCACCCTGGTGGTCCTCCATGGGTACGTGGAGTGTAAGAATGCAACGACGAGCCCCACCGGCACAACAAAGGCGAAACCAGCGACGACTACGAAATCGGGCGCACCGTTGGCCACCACGCCAGCGACGACGAAACAGTCCACCGAGCCGAAGCAACCGGGCAGCGATCGGGAGGCGCGCGGCAAGCGCACGCTCGAGTTCGGCAACttcggcaacggcaacggctaCAACTACTACCAGACCGTACCGGCGCACACGGCCCAGCGCCGCGTGTCGCACGCGTACCAAGACCCGGGCCAGTACAACCACTACCAGAGCAACTACATCCAGCCGCAGCAGTACTCGTTCCAGCACCAGCACTCCGGATCGGCACTCGGATCCTCTGGGGGTTTTCAAG GATTCGAAGgtgacagcagcaacagcatcggCAGCTTCCAGTCGCTTCCACCGGTAGTGCATCCGCACTACATCGAGCCGCCGGAGCCAATCATCGAGATCATCATCAAGGAGAGCAACGATTCGCTGCCACTCGACGCCCAGACCATCCTGCCGCCGCAGAAGCGCAAGAAGGAGGAGGTGCAGGTGTTCTACGTGAAGTACCACAAGGACGAGAAGAACGGGCAGCTCGTGCTGGACGACCCGCTGCCGGCCATCAAGCCCATCCCGGACGAGAGCGAAGAGGAGGTGGATCCGTCCCAGGAGCCGATCATCGTAACGCCCAGCCCACCGCTCAAGACGACGACGCTGCGCGCGGTCATCAACCCGGACTCGGAGAAGTACCACAGCAACAGTGGCATTCGCATCTCGTTCGGCGTGGAGGACAAGCACCAGTCGGGCCATCAGGTGTCCGAGTCGGAGAGTGAGTCGGTGGCGCAGCCGATCGTTGCGCTGCCCCAGCACGCGGTCGATCAGCGCTCCAAGTCGGACGTGTtcttccagcagcaccagcagtttgtgcagcagcagcacgatcgTTCGGTGCGGCAGCACTATCAGGCGCTGCCACCGGTACAGCAACATCAGCCACCACCGCagccgcagccgcagcagcagcagttccatCATCAGTATAATGTGCAGGCTCAGCAACATCAGTATCATCATCaagcgccaccaccaccaccgcaagCTCAGccacttgtgcagcagcatcagGAGGCGCAAAACTTTGGACAGCAGCGATTTGCGCCGGCCCCTCCGCAACAGTACCGTGCgcagccaccgccaccaccgcagCCCCAACCGCAGCCACAGttccagcagcatcagcagcatcagcagcactaCCAGCATCAGCACTACCAGCCACAACCGCAGCCGCAGCCGCAGCCACCGCGTGTTGTGTACCAGCAGGCTCAGCCTCAGCCACAGCCACAGCCACAGCCACAGCCACAGCAACAGTTCCAGTACCGTGGACCGTACACGCAACCCCAGCCGCAACAGCCCCAACCGCAGTACTTCACGCAGCAGGCGCCAGTGCCTCAACCACGTCCGCAGCAGGTTCGTTTCCCGGCCCCaccgcagcaacagccgcagcCGCAGCCAAATTATTATCAGCCCCAGCCGCaaccgcaacagcaacagccgcaGTTCCAGCGCCAAGAGTACCAGCAGCCGAAACCGATCCCAATTCCGCTGCACAACATCAACCAGCAGCCACCGCTAAGGCAGCAGTATcagccgcagcaacagcagccacagcagccgGCCCAACAGCAACCGAAGCCACAGTTTAACCAACCGTTCACCAACTTCTACAAACAGCAGCCTcaggtacagcagcagcaacagcagcagcagcagcaacagttccGTAAACCTgtaccaccgccaccgtccAGCCTGCAGCAGCCACCGTTCCTGGCGGCGCGTCCACCACAGCCACCACAAACGCCCACCTTCCAGCAGCAGAACGAACGACCCAACTACTACGATGTGCCCCGCCCCGTACAGGGTGGACTGGTGCAGCAGGCAGCACCGAACCTGGGTCCCACCCGCGCACCGGAACAGCCGAAGGGTTCATCCCTCTCCAGCCTTACCAACAACGAGCATCTGGCAAACCTGAAGCACGTCCTGCCGGCCGGCGGCGAACTGGTACCGTCCGTATCGAAGTACGAAAAGCACATCACGGAAACGGTCAGCGGACCGGCAGCAACGTCGCAGCGTCTCTCCGCCGATACTGGCAACCGGCCTCCGTTCTACAACATTCAGCCATCGCAGGAGCTCATTAGTCACTCGATCGAACCCACGATCGAGACGATCCAGAACAAAAACATTGGCCCGCTCGCCTCCAGCATTGGACCGCTGCCGACGCCCCAGAAGTACGTCAACCAGCAGGCAGCGCAGATCATTCCGAACTCCGAGCCACTGAACTACCGCGTGGATCCTCGCTTTAATGCCAACTTCAACGCGGTGGCGGCACAGGGCAGCAGTACACCGTCCACTGTCGGTACGACCCGTACCACCTACTCGCCGACGTTCTCCACGACTCCGCGCACAACCGTCAATCGCTACACGGCGCCACCGACACCGACGACGACCGCCTATCGCACGACGACCACCACGGCTGTACCGCCAACGACCACCACTCTCTCGCCCGCCGAAGAGGCGGCAGTGGagcagaagaagcagaaggcACTGTTCGAGCTGCCCGCCGAGGTGCCGGACGATCTGCGGGAGCAGCTCCTGTCGTCGGGCATTCTCGAGAACGCCGACATCAGCGTGTTGGACTACGATAAGATCGGCGAGACGGCGCTGGAGAATCTGCCGCCGGAGCATCTGGCCAACTTCTTCAACGCGGGCGGCGGTTCGCAGCTGGCAGGGTCGAGCAATGTGCTGTCGGTGGTGAAACCGAACGGTGACAAGCTGGCGGAGAAGTTCATCACCAAGAACTACGACGTGAAGGACAAGCGGGACGAGCGCGATCGGTACGAAATTGCACAGCAGGGACAGGAGGGGGCGGTTCAGCAGGCGGAGGAAGATCAGCCAACGATCGTGACGATGCCGGAGCGGCAGAACGTTGATCTGAAGGTGGTGCGGTTTGATTCGAACAATCAGCGCAACGTGACGGATCGCTACATTAAGCAGGACTCGACCATTCTGCCGTCGGTCGATGTGACCGGGGAGGATGAGTCGGGTGCGGCGGATCAGGTGTTTAATCGCTATCTGCCGCTGAAGATCAATGGTGCCCAGTTCCCGATTCCCGATGTGGCGGAGCTGCGCGGTCGTAAGATTGCGAGCGTGGTTGTGCTGGCGCCGGTGGATAGTGGAGCGTCGTCGACGGCGGGCAAGAGCGGAGAGAGCGACGAGGGCAGCAGCACGGGCGGGTTTCTGATCAATGCCGAGGAGGATGCGGccgagcaggagcagcagcagcagcagcagcagcagtcgcgGTTCGAGCGCGATGTGCTGCTCGACTCGAAGAAGATCAAGTTCATTGCGGGCGAAGCGCTGAAGCAGCTGATCAAGAAGCCGTCGAGGGAGAACTTCCGCCGGTGGTTGGACCGCGAGGGCAAGACGGACGTCGATCTGCAGagcgtggtgctgctggtgacgAG GAACGATTACGACGAGCAGGAAATCTTCATGTACGACATCGCGACCAAGGGCGTGACGCATCTGAGCGGTGAGCTGTCGGCCGCCTTCGTCCAGGTAGCGGAGGAGAACGCCAAAACGCAAAACTTTGACGAGGTCCCGATCGTGGACAGTGGAATTGTCGAGCAGATGGAAACCAAGACATCGGGCGAGAATAGTTCCGACTATGGTTCGTACGCACTGACCTCGTCCGAGGAGCAGGACGATCAGGCCCAAGCGTCGGAGCGGAAAGCGATCTACGTCTATCCGGAAAACTACCGAGGGTTGGAGGTCAACTCCGGCTACAGTAACATTAAGAAGTAA
- the LOC121591588 gene encoding uncharacterized protein LOC121591588 isoform X2 — MRLFVLAVATLVVLHGYVECKNATTSPTGTTKAKPATTTKSGAPLATTPATTKQSTEPKQPGSDREARGKRTLEFGNFGNGNGYNYYQTVPAHTAQRRVSHAYQDPGQYNHYQSNYIQPQQYSFQHQHSGSALGSSGGFQGFEGDSSNSIGSFQSLPPVVHPHYIEPPEPIIEIIIKESNDSLPLDAQTILPPQKRKKEEVQVFYVKYHKDEKNGQLVLDDPLPAIKPIPDESEEEVDPSQEPIIVTPSPPLKTTTLRAVINPDSEKYHSNSGIRISFGVEDKHQSGHQVSESESESVAQPIVALPQHAVDQRSKSDVFFQQHQQFVQQQHDRSVRQHYQALPPVQQHQPPPQPQPQQQQFHHQYNVQAQQHQYHHQAPPPPPQAQPLVQQHQEAQNFGQQRFAPAPPQQYRAQPPPPPQPQPQPQFQQHQQHQQHYQHQHYQPQPQPQPQPPRVVYQQAQPQPQPQPQPQPQQQFQYRGPYTQPQPQQPQPQYFTQQAPVPQPRPQQVRFPAPPQQQPQPQPNYYQPQPQPQQQQPQFQRQEYQQPKPIPIPLHNINQQPPLRQQYQPQQQQPQQPAQQQPKPQFNQPFTNFYKQQPQVQQQQQQQQQQQFRKPVPPPPSSLQQPPFLAARPPQPPQTPTFQQQNERPNYYDVPRPVQGGLVQQAAPNLGPTRAPEQPKGSSLSSLTNNEHLANLKHVLPAGGELVPSVSKYEKHITETVSGPAATSQRLSADTGNRPPFYNIQPSQELISHSIEPTIETIQNKNIGPLASSIGPLPTPQKYVNQQAAQIIPNSEPLNYRVDPRFNANFNAVAAQGSSTPSTVGTTRTTYSPTFSTTPRTTVNRYTAPPTPTTTAYRTTTTTAVPPTTTTLSPAEEAAVEQKKQKALFELPAEVPDDLREQLLSSGILENADISVLDYDKIGETALENLPPEHLANFFNAGGGSQLAGSSNVLSVVKPNGDKLAEKFITKNYDVKDKRDERDRYEIAQQGQEGAVQQAEEDQPTIVTMPERQNVDLKVVRFDSNNQRNVTDRYIKQDSTILPSVDVTGEDESGAADQVFNRYLPLKINGAQFPIPDVAELRGRKIASVVVLAPVDSGASSTAGKSGESDEGSSTGGFLINAEEDAAEQEQQQQQQQQSRFERDVLLDSKKIKFIAGEALKQLIKKPSRENFRRWLDREGKTDVDLQSVVLLVTRNDYDEQEIFMYDIATKGVTHLSGELSAAFVQVAEENAKTQNFDEVPIVDSGIVEQMETKTSGENSSDYGSYALTSSEEQDDQAQASERKAIYVYPENYRGLEVNSGYSNIKK; from the exons GCGGTCGCCACCCTGGTGGTCCTCCATGGGTACGTGGAGTGTAAGAATGCAACGACGAGCCCCACCGGCACAACAAAGGCGAAACCAGCGACGACTACGAAATCGGGCGCACCGTTGGCCACCACGCCAGCGACGACGAAACAGTCCACCGAGCCGAAGCAACCGGGCAGCGATCGGGAGGCGCGCGGCAAGCGCACGCTCGAGTTCGGCAACttcggcaacggcaacggctaCAACTACTACCAGACCGTACCGGCGCACACGGCCCAGCGCCGCGTGTCGCACGCGTACCAAGACCCGGGCCAGTACAACCACTACCAGAGCAACTACATCCAGCCGCAGCAGTACTCGTTCCAGCACCAGCACTCCGGATCGGCACTCGGATCCTCTGGGGGTTTTCAAG GATTCGAAGgtgacagcagcaacagcatcggCAGCTTCCAGTCGCTTCCACCGGTAGTGCATCCGCACTACATCGAGCCGCCGGAGCCAATCATCGAGATCATCATCAAGGAGAGCAACGATTCGCTGCCACTCGACGCCCAGACCATCCTGCCGCCGCAGAAGCGCAAGAAGGAGGAGGTGCAGGTGTTCTACGTGAAGTACCACAAGGACGAGAAGAACGGGCAGCTCGTGCTGGACGACCCGCTGCCGGCCATCAAGCCCATCCCGGACGAGAGCGAAGAGGAGGTGGATCCGTCCCAGGAGCCGATCATCGTAACGCCCAGCCCACCGCTCAAGACGACGACGCTGCGCGCGGTCATCAACCCGGACTCGGAGAAGTACCACAGCAACAGTGGCATTCGCATCTCGTTCGGCGTGGAGGACAAGCACCAGTCGGGCCATCAGGTGTCCGAGTCGGAGAGTGAGTCGGTGGCGCAGCCGATCGTTGCGCTGCCCCAGCACGCGGTCGATCAGCGCTCCAAGTCGGACGTGTtcttccagcagcaccagcagtttgtgcagcagcagcacgatcgTTCGGTGCGGCAGCACTATCAGGCGCTGCCACCGGTACAGCAACATCAGCCACCACCGCagccgcagccgcagcagcagcagttccatCATCAGTATAATGTGCAGGCTCAGCAACATCAGTATCATCATCaagcgccaccaccaccaccgcaagCTCAGccacttgtgcagcagcatcagGAGGCGCAAAACTTTGGACAGCAGCGATTTGCGCCGGCCCCTCCGCAACAGTACCGTGCgcagccaccgccaccaccgcagCCCCAACCGCAGCCACAGttccagcagcatcagcagcatcagcagcactaCCAGCATCAGCACTACCAGCCACAACCGCAGCCGCAGCCGCAGCCACCGCGTGTTGTGTACCAGCAGGCTCAGCCTCAGCCACAGCCACAGCCACAGCCACAGCCACAGCAACAGTTCCAGTACCGTGGACCGTACACGCAACCCCAGCCGCAACAGCCCCAACCGCAGTACTTCACGCAGCAGGCGCCAGTGCCTCAACCACGTCCGCAGCAGGTTCGTTTCCCGGCCCCaccgcagcaacagccgcagcCGCAGCCAAATTATTATCAGCCCCAGCCGCaaccgcaacagcaacagccgcaGTTCCAGCGCCAAGAGTACCAGCAGCCGAAACCGATCCCAATTCCGCTGCACAACATCAACCAGCAGCCACCGCTAAGGCAGCAGTATcagccgcagcaacagcagccacagcagccgGCCCAACAGCAACCGAAGCCACAGTTTAACCAACCGTTCACCAACTTCTACAAACAGCAGCCTcaggtacagcagcagcaacagcagcagcagcagcaacagttccGTAAACCTgtaccaccgccaccgtccAGCCTGCAGCAGCCACCGTTCCTGGCGGCGCGTCCACCACAGCCACCACAAACGCCCACCTTCCAGCAGCAGAACGAACGACCCAACTACTACGATGTGCCCCGCCCCGTACAGGGTGGACTGGTGCAGCAGGCAGCACCGAACCTGGGTCCCACCCGCGCACCGGAACAGCCGAAGGGTTCATCCCTCTCCAGCCTTACCAACAACGAGCATCTGGCAAACCTGAAGCACGTCCTGCCGGCCGGCGGCGAACTGGTACCGTCCGTATCGAAGTACGAAAAGCACATCACGGAAACGGTCAGCGGACCGGCAGCAACGTCGCAGCGTCTCTCCGCCGATACTGGCAACCGGCCTCCGTTCTACAACATTCAGCCATCGCAGGAGCTCATTAGTCACTCGATCGAACCCACGATCGAGACGATCCAGAACAAAAACATTGGCCCGCTCGCCTCCAGCATTGGACCGCTGCCGACGCCCCAGAAGTACGTCAACCAGCAGGCAGCGCAGATCATTCCGAACTCCGAGCCACTGAACTACCGCGTGGATCCTCGCTTTAATGCCAACTTCAACGCGGTGGCGGCACAGGGCAGCAGTACACCGTCCACTGTCGGTACGACCCGTACCACCTACTCGCCGACGTTCTCCACGACTCCGCGCACAACCGTCAATCGCTACACGGCGCCACCGACACCGACGACGACCGCCTATCGCACGACGACCACCACGGCTGTACCGCCAACGACCACCACTCTCTCGCCCGCCGAAGAGGCGGCAGTGGagcagaagaagcagaaggcACTGTTCGAGCTGCCCGCCGAGGTGCCGGACGATCTGCGGGAGCAGCTCCTGTCGTCGGGCATTCTCGAGAACGCCGACATCAGCGTGTTGGACTACGATAAGATCGGCGAGACGGCGCTGGAGAATCTGCCGCCGGAGCATCTGGCCAACTTCTTCAACGCGGGCGGCGGTTCGCAGCTGGCAGGGTCGAGCAATGTGCTGTCGGTGGTGAAACCGAACGGTGACAAGCTGGCGGAGAAGTTCATCACCAAGAACTACGACGTGAAGGACAAGCGGGACGAGCGCGATCGGTACGAAATTGCACAGCAGGGACAGGAGGGGGCGGTTCAGCAGGCGGAGGAAGATCAGCCAACGATCGTGACGATGCCGGAGCGGCAGAACGTTGATCTGAAGGTGGTGCGGTTTGATTCGAACAATCAGCGCAACGTGACGGATCGCTACATTAAGCAGGACTCGACCATTCTGCCGTCGGTCGATGTGACCGGGGAGGATGAGTCGGGTGCGGCGGATCAGGTGTTTAATCGCTATCTGCCGCTGAAGATCAATGGTGCCCAGTTCCCGATTCCCGATGTGGCGGAGCTGCGCGGTCGTAAGATTGCGAGCGTGGTTGTGCTGGCGCCGGTGGATAGTGGAGCGTCGTCGACGGCGGGCAAGAGCGGAGAGAGCGACGAGGGCAGCAGCACGGGCGGGTTTCTGATCAATGCCGAGGAGGATGCGGccgagcaggagcagcagcagcagcagcagcagcagtcgcgGTTCGAGCGCGATGTGCTGCTCGACTCGAAGAAGATCAAGTTCATTGCGGGCGAAGCGCTGAAGCAGCTGATCAAGAAGCCGTCGAGGGAGAACTTCCGCCGGTGGTTGGACCGCGAGGGCAAGACGGACGTCGATCTGCAGagcgtggtgctgctggtgacgAG GAACGATTACGACGAGCAGGAAATCTTCATGTACGACATCGCGACCAAGGGCGTGACGCATCTGAGCGGTGAGCTGTCGGCCGCCTTCGTCCAGGTAGCGGAGGAGAACGCCAAAACGCAAAACTTTGACGAGGTCCCGATCGTGGACAGTGGAATTGTCGAGCAGATGGAAACCAAGACATCGGGCGAGAATAGTTCCGACTATGGTTCGTACGCACTGACCTCGTCCGAGGAGCAGGACGATCAGGCCCAAGCGTCGGAGCGGAAAGCGATCTACGTCTATCCGGAAAACTACCGAGGGTTGGAGGTCAACTCCGGCTACAGTAACATTAAGAAGTAA
- the LOC121593469 gene encoding gibberellin-regulated protein 14-like gives MAAALLVLIALVTAVSAAGQQQANAFNGYNYPKPTTPAPFTGYNYPKPSKPFNEGYTYNTPKCPLVLPSTTTVTDYSTLVSTAYQTQTQTLPPITSTRLETSYVTLPPVVQTLTETATQFITYTSTDFIVSTTTEIQPTTVTSLLTTTYCQPNTYLPPPTPPPNTYLPVEPPSKEYLPQRPPPATGGAAGFSTVVRQSESSSAGSDQGSSFISTFVQQQQSGPIKRATDGGGGEPAGRIRGSTSGEQQRVETNEVLPGDEVPQPTINIIYVDRHGVSEGTPPPSLMNWLLCKFNLSSGSCTNN, from the exons ATG GCAGCAGCACTGCTCGTCCTGATTGCCCTCGTCACAGCCGTATCGGCCGCAGGACAACAACAGGCTAATGCTTTCAACGGTTACAACTACCCCAAACCGACCACGCCCGCCCCATTCACCGGCTACAACTACCCGAAACCATCGAAACCCTTCAACGAAGGCTACACCTACAACACGCCCAAGTGTCCACTGGTCCTCCcgagcaccaccaccgtcaccgACTACAGCACGCTCGTGTCCACTGCCTACCAGACGCAAACGCAAACCCTTCCCCCCATCACGAGCACCCGGCTGGAGACGTCCTACGTGACGCTGCCTCCCGTCGTCCAAACGCTAACCGAAACCGCCACCCAATTCATTACCTACACCTCGACCGACTTCATCGTGTCCACGACGACGGAAATTCAACCCACTACCGTCACCTCCCTGCTTACCACAACGTACTGCCAACCGAACACTTACCTTCCACCGCCGACGCCTCCGCCCAACACGTACCTGCCGGTTGAGCCACCATCCAAAGAGTATCTGCCCCAGCGTCCTCCACCAGCCACGGGCGGTGCGGCGGGCTTTTCCACCGTCGTGCGACAGTCCGAGTCCTCCAGCGCCGGCAGCGATCAGGGATCGTCGTTCATTTCCACcttcgtccagcagcagcagtccggACCGATCAAGCGAGCGACcgatggcggtggtggtgagcCGGCTGGGCGCATCCGAGGCTCCACTTCCGGCGAGCAGCAGCGCGTCGAAACGAACGAAGTGCTGCCGGGCGATGAGGTGCCGCAGCCGACCATCAACATCATCTACGTCGATCGGCACGGCGTGTCAGAGGGTACGCCACCGCCCAGCCTGATGAACTGGTTGCTGTGCAAGTTTAATCTATCCAGCGGTTCCTGCACCAACAACTGA
- the LOC121594267 gene encoding uncharacterized protein LOC121594267 — MFNDRKLTGTGHGFVKAYSNNWLSQLGAVYRYESPKDVLRKPNHQHRKIALYSILAMAFVAFFTLFMIVHEAERKSRNKILIESSFTNETAIEPSAGGYNTILTTPLSSGIPANETKAMNDGEAEEGSSMKRTRRLRYYGAEQKPTVRPSELVGRDRLVLLPARFLKPPLRAPEWTSWEEAKESNSTQADEAERRRDVLNVEPKPFQLAPLNGQTVPIGFQQPRVNRTPKALAHNDWTPSNVQDIVRQLTLAKRKQQQQLQQQHLLYYNYPYAPQALQPAEFNHPVHPNHRVKLSGIYRHPRKEGDITTLFGAASQKPREVHLQAPQLINQQLQPDRLYNFKPSNPSEVNLLATEQFRFAPASQATPSDSEEWPTRGMPFSVMLNLEPMPVVGLGTKSFAQQQRYHQRKRIRNPYRNPYRQPAWPEQTFAQLTPYQQQQQQRVRPSTAQPYRAVPFGQAASDEYEGGENYFRKEGRVPPRIPPFSAPFIAPGRLMVHFNIYPRHQAVSQVANRKSSHDYSTTPATASLESLELNKGEERQQPQPVGQQPPSEVAPPTLAPVTSTVEVIKSIEIPTQINFDHVPLGRNPPPPLPSFSRWTSDEWGGSGRWTGGVRV, encoded by the exons ATGTTTAACGACCGAAAACTCACCGGAACGGGTCACGGATTCGTGAAGGCGTACAGTAACAACTGGCTGTCGCAACTGGGTGCAGTGTACAG ATATGAATCACCGAAGGATGTGCTGCGCAAACCGAACCATCAGCATCGCAAGATCGCACTGTACAGCATACTGGCGATGGCGTTCGTTGCCTTCTTTACGCTCTTCATGATCGTGCACGAAGCGGAACGCAAATCGCGCAACAAGATCTTGATCGAGTCCAGCTTCACGAACGAAACTGCCATCGAGCCAAGTGCGGGCGGGTATAACACCATCCTAACGACTCCGCTCTCCTCGGGTATTCCagcgaacgaaacgaaagcaaTGAACGACGGCGAGGCAGAAGAAGGATCGTCCATGAAACGGACCCGTCGGCTACGGTACTACGGTGCGGAGCAGAAACCGACCGTCCGCCCGTCGGAGCTGGTCGGTCGCGAtcggttggtgctgctgccggcacGCTTTCTGAAGCCACCGTTGCGTGCTCCCGAGTGGACATCCTGGGAGGAAGCGAAAGAGAGCAATTCCACCCAAGCGGACGAGGCAGAACGTCGGCGGGATGTTTTGAACGTGGAACCGAAACCTTTCCAGCTGGCACCGTTAAATGGCCAAACGGTACCGATCGGATTCCAACAACCGCGCGTCAATCGAACGCCGAAAGCGCTCGCGCACAACGATTGGACGCCCTCGAACGTGCAGGACATTGTGCGGCAGCTAACGCTGGCTAAgcgcaagcagcagcaacagcttcagcagcagcacctacTCTACTACAACTACCCGTACGCTCCTCAGGCTCTTCAACCGGCCGAGTTTAACCACCCGGTGCATCCGAACCATCGCGTAAAGTTAAGCGGCATCTATCGCCATCCACGGAAGGAGGGTGACATCACAACGCTGTTTGGGGCGGCCTCGCAAAAACCCCGCGAAGTGCATCTGCAAGCACCGCAGCTCATCAACCAGCAGCTGCAGCCCGATCGGCTCTACAACTTCAAACCCTCCAACCCGAGCGAGGTGAATCTGCTCGCGACGGAACAGTTCCGCTTTGCACCGGCCAGTCAGGCGACGCCCTCGGACAGTGAGGAGTGGCCAACGCGTGGTATGCCTTTCTCCGTTATGCTTAATCTCGAACCGATGCCAGTGGTTGGACTTGGTACGAAGAGCTTTGCGCAGCAGCAACGGTATCACCAACGGAAGCGCATCCGCAACCCGTACCGCAATCCGTACCGTCAACCGGCCTGGCCGGAGCAAACCTTTGCCCAACTCACGCcttaccagcagcagcagcagcagcgtgtaaGACCCTCCACAGCTCAACCGTATCGGGCGGTGCCGTTCGGACAGGCCGCTAGTGACGAGTACGAAGGTGGTGAGAACTACTTCCGCAAGGAGGGACGTGTCCCACCGCGTATCCCTCCCTTCTCCGCTCCCTTTATCGCTCCCGGACGGTTGATGGTACACTTTAACATTTACCCCCGGCATCAGGCGGTATCGCAGGTGGCGAATCGCAAATCAAGCCACGATTACAGTACGACACCGGCGACCGCTTCACTAGAATCGCTGGAACTAAATAAAGGAGAGGAAAGGCAACAGCCACAGCCCGTGGGACAGCAGCCGCCCAGTGAAGTCGCTCCGCCAACGCTGGCACCGGTCACCTCCACCGTGGAGGTGataaaatcgatcgaaattCCAACACAGATCAACTTCGATCATGTCCCGCTGGGACGGAATCCACCGCCACCGCTGCCATCGTTTAGCCGGTGGACGAGTGATGAATGGGGTGGCTCTGGTCGGTGGACCGGTGGCGTACGGGTGTGA